In Gammaproteobacteria bacterium (ex Lamellibrachia satsuma), a single genomic region encodes these proteins:
- a CDS encoding DUF4350 domain-containing protein, producing the protein MKGRLLILFALLLLLAVVAGMAAWFLDNFERRSTEVRLGMSAEARRNPLLAGEIFLQRQGLDVKSLSGREYLTKPDADVGVLLVKDLGPSLAPERETALLEWIEAGGHLIVSPGRAPDEDESGNHLLASFGVSLVEYAESDEEESQAGNPVSMEYTGYDEPLQVEFDIRRELMVERDDTDWLVPGLNGYHLVGFQLGRGFLTILSDNRFFTNTRIVEHDHALLLALLTEDQGAVRLLYSANMPSLLTLIWKNAAYAVLSAILLLLLSIWRLTYRSGPILNTGEHARRNLLEHLQAGGEYLWKLDRAVALRERSADIVEKRWLQRHPQLARLDQQQRCSWIGQRSGLSAQTVYETLYVVPVEEQKMIQASANLQRLLAALHPDSRKQM; encoded by the coding sequence ATGAAGGGTAGGCTGCTGATCCTTTTTGCCCTGTTGCTGCTCCTGGCTGTTGTTGCTGGAATGGCTGCCTGGTTCCTTGATAACTTTGAGCGCAGGAGTACGGAGGTGCGCCTGGGGATGTCAGCGGAGGCCAGGCGGAACCCGTTGCTGGCAGGGGAGATCTTTCTCCAGCGCCAGGGTCTGGATGTCAAAAGTCTCTCGGGCCGGGAATACCTCACCAAACCGGATGCGGATGTCGGGGTGTTGCTGGTCAAGGATCTGGGCCCATCCCTGGCTCCGGAACGGGAGACGGCGCTGTTGGAGTGGATAGAAGCGGGTGGGCATCTGATCGTTTCTCCTGGCAGGGCTCCGGATGAGGATGAATCTGGCAACCACCTGCTGGCGTCTTTCGGGGTCAGTCTGGTGGAGTATGCGGAGAGCGATGAGGAAGAATCGCAAGCTGGCAATCCGGTGAGTATGGAGTACACCGGGTATGACGAGCCCTTGCAGGTAGAATTCGATATCCGTCGGGAGCTGATGGTGGAGAGGGATGACACCGACTGGCTGGTACCGGGCTTGAACGGTTACCACCTGGTAGGTTTTCAGTTGGGTCGCGGTTTTCTGACCATCCTCAGCGATAACCGGTTCTTCACCAACACCCGGATCGTGGAGCATGACCACGCTCTTCTGTTGGCACTGCTGACGGAGGATCAGGGTGCGGTACGTCTGCTCTATAGTGCCAACATGCCCTCCCTTCTGACCCTGATCTGGAAAAACGCGGCCTATGCCGTTTTGAGCGCCATACTGCTGTTGCTCTTGTCTATATGGCGTTTGACCTATCGCAGTGGGCCGATATTGAACACGGGAGAGCACGCCAGACGTAATCTGCTGGAGCACCTTCAGGCTGGGGGTGAGTATCTCTGGAAACTTGATCGTGCGGTCGCACTGCGGGAACGCTCTGCCGACATCGTGGAGAAGCGCTGGCTGCAGCGCCATCCCCAATTGGCGCGGCTTGATCAACAACAGCGCTGTTCGTGGATCGGGCAGCGGTCGGGACTCTCTGCGCAGACGGTCTATGAGACACTCTATGTCGTGCCGGTGGAGGAGCAGAAGATGATCCAGGCCAGCGCGAACCTGCAGAGATTGCTCGCCGCACTACATCCGGATAGCCGCAAACAAATGTAG
- a CDS encoding stage II sporulation protein M — MRQEQFEQAYRPLWDELGALLDEMELSRRKRNIDKARAAAFPSLYRQICSHYALARSRQFSPALLEQLHHLVLRGHRRLYRQRGAWLWRTLDFVGGGFPRALRLHRGYFLLALASFLLPALLLGLACYVDPDMIYSLMDEQQVAEMESMYDPSGSHPGRSEARSSETDFMMFGFYIFNNIGIGFRTFAGGMLLGVGSLFMLFFNGLVLGGVAGHLTRLGYHDTFWSFVSGHGAFELTAIVICGAAGLMLGHALLAPGQRRRIPALKAAAAKALKLVLGAALMLLAAAFVEAFWSSSTLDAAIKYGVAVLLWALVVFYLVFAGRSRHGSL; from the coding sequence ATGCGCCAGGAACAGTTTGAACAGGCCTACAGGCCGCTGTGGGATGAGCTTGGGGCGCTACTCGATGAGATGGAGCTGTCCCGCAGAAAACGCAATATCGATAAAGCGCGTGCTGCCGCTTTTCCCTCCCTCTATCGCCAGATCTGCAGTCACTATGCCCTGGCACGCAGTCGGCAGTTCAGCCCCGCACTGCTGGAACAGCTTCATCATCTCGTGCTGCGGGGGCACCGCCGTCTCTATCGTCAGCGCGGTGCCTGGTTGTGGCGCACGCTCGATTTTGTCGGCGGCGGATTTCCCCGCGCGCTCCGGCTCCACCGCGGCTATTTTCTGCTGGCATTGGCATCGTTTCTCCTGCCTGCCTTGCTGTTGGGCCTCGCCTGTTATGTCGACCCCGACATGATCTACTCGCTGATGGATGAGCAGCAGGTGGCTGAGATGGAGTCTATGTACGACCCTTCCGGCAGCCATCCGGGACGCTCCGAGGCGCGCAGTTCAGAGACCGACTTCATGATGTTCGGTTTCTATATCTTCAACAATATCGGCATTGGTTTCCGCACCTTTGCCGGCGGTATGTTACTGGGTGTTGGATCTCTCTTTATGCTGTTCTTCAACGGCTTGGTATTGGGTGGGGTTGCCGGTCATCTCACCCGGTTGGGTTATCACGATACCTTCTGGTCTTTCGTCTCTGGTCACGGTGCCTTTGAACTGACCGCCATCGTGATCTGCGGTGCTGCGGGTCTGATGCTGGGCCACGCCTTGCTGGCTCCCGGTCAGCGAAGACGAATACCTGCACTGAAGGCGGCGGCAGCCAAAGCGCTGAAACTGGTGTTGGGGGCGGCGCTGATGCTGCTGGCGGCTGCCTTTGTCGAGGCATTCTGGTCCTCCAGTACACTGGATGCCGCTATCAAATATGGCGTAGCGGTGCTGCTCTGGGCGCTGGTGGTTTTCTATCTGGTTTTTGCGGGCAGGTCACGGCATGGATCTCTCTAG
- a CDS encoding RDD family protein, protein MALTEEVDTIRQYEIPEGVLLEFRLAGPLVRASAWAIDAAIRAVLYIVIGLSFSYFGGVGVAIILIALFLIEWFYPVLFEVKNGATPGKKAMGIWVIHDNGTPVTLSASVIRNLLRAVDFMPVMYGFGLLSMLSNREFKRLGDLAAGTLVVYRDNYEERSELPSRTAERPEVELTESEQQAVLAFAERAPGLSSERRVELAEILNEISGRKGERAVDGIYGYANWLIKGR, encoded by the coding sequence GTGGCATTAACGGAGGAAGTGGACACCATCCGGCAGTATGAGATCCCGGAAGGTGTATTGTTGGAATTCCGCCTGGCGGGACCGCTTGTCCGGGCCAGCGCCTGGGCCATTGATGCAGCGATCCGTGCTGTGCTCTATATCGTTATCGGTTTGTCCTTTTCCTATTTTGGCGGGGTCGGCGTTGCGATCATCCTGATTGCCCTCTTTCTCATCGAGTGGTTCTATCCTGTGCTGTTCGAGGTTAAGAACGGTGCTACCCCCGGCAAAAAGGCGATGGGCATCTGGGTGATCCACGACAACGGCACACCGGTCACCCTATCCGCTTCGGTCATCCGTAACCTGCTGCGTGCGGTTGATTTCATGCCGGTGATGTATGGTTTTGGCCTGTTGAGCATGCTGTCCAATCGGGAGTTCAAGCGGTTGGGCGATCTGGCGGCGGGAACGCTGGTAGTCTATCGGGACAATTATGAAGAACGATCAGAACTGCCCTCCAGGACAGCAGAGAGACCCGAGGTGGAACTGACTGAATCGGAGCAACAGGCCGTATTGGCGTTTGCCGAGCGCGCACCTGGTCTATCCTCCGAACGCCGCGTCGAATTGGCAGAGATCCTGAACGAGATCTCCGGACGCAAGGGCGAACGGGCTGTTGACGGGATATATGGATATGCCAACTGGTTGATTAAGGGACGCTAA
- a CDS encoding MoxR family ATPase, producing the protein MMDSQQTDGNGIAAELMSRARGLEAEIRRAVIGQDRVIHEVVIALFAAGHVLVEGVPGLGKTLLVRSLAAAVGGLFNRVQFTPDLMPSDISGHIMFDMKSEEFRVRRGPVFCNFLLADEINRAPAKTQSALLEAMQEQQVTIEGRTFNLTRPFLVLATQNPIEQEGTYPLPQAQLDRFLLKVFIDYPGEEEEQQMVQQVTVGSVGDQLDTSAVRQQLKAEEILPLQEHVAALEMDEQILNYAVRIVRTAREWSGIEAGPGPRGSISLLRAARAEAFLQSRAFVTPDDVKAAATAVLRHRIRLTTDLEIEGYSPDDVLADLLDSVAAPRT; encoded by the coding sequence ATGATGGATTCACAACAAACAGACGGAAACGGCATTGCAGCAGAGCTGATGAGCCGCGCCAGAGGACTGGAAGCAGAGATCAGGCGGGCGGTGATCGGGCAGGATCGGGTGATTCACGAGGTGGTGATTGCCCTGTTTGCCGCGGGTCATGTACTGGTGGAGGGGGTGCCGGGTCTCGGCAAGACGCTGCTGGTGCGCAGTTTGGCTGCTGCGGTCGGCGGCCTGTTCAACCGGGTGCAGTTCACCCCAGACCTGATGCCCAGCGATATCTCCGGCCACATCATGTTCGATATGAAATCGGAGGAGTTTCGGGTTCGCCGTGGACCGGTATTCTGCAACTTCCTGCTGGCGGACGAGATCAACCGGGCGCCGGCCAAGACCCAGTCGGCGCTGCTGGAGGCAATGCAGGAACAACAGGTGACTATCGAGGGAAGGACCTTTAATCTAACTCGCCCCTTTCTGGTGCTCGCTACCCAGAACCCCATCGAACAGGAGGGGACCTATCCGCTGCCCCAGGCCCAACTTGACCGTTTCCTGCTCAAGGTCTTCATCGACTATCCAGGAGAAGAGGAGGAGCAACAGATGGTGCAGCAGGTAACCGTCGGCTCCGTGGGTGATCAACTCGACACCTCGGCGGTGCGCCAACAGTTAAAGGCGGAAGAGATTCTGCCGTTGCAAGAGCATGTGGCAGCACTGGAGATGGATGAGCAGATTCTCAACTATGCGGTGCGTATCGTGCGCACCGCCCGTGAATGGAGCGGCATTGAAGCGGGGCCAGGGCCACGAGGCAGCATCTCCTTGCTGCGCGCGGCGAGAGCCGAGGCCTTTCTGCAATCCCGTGCCTTTGTCACCCCGGATGATGTCAAGGCTGCAGCGACCGCGGTGTTGCGGCACAGGATCAGGCTGACCACCGACCTGGAGATCGAAGGCTATTCGCCCGATGATGTGCTCGCTGATCTACTTGATAGTGTGGCTGCACCCCGTACATGA
- a CDS encoding DUF58 domain-containing protein, translating into MRPLFSTTPDRNSLYLVLALLILALLTAFLPTLGLVWKGAAALLVATMMLDFFQVRRIVPPMLTRLVRGSIPVGVWSPVELQLENRSGHGLSLVVHDFHPPDYGVEGQPREFKLPAGRSATLAYRILPERRGDGHFNGSDIVLHSPLRLWRRKIHLPLQETVRVFPNFREIAHFALLATDNKLSQLGVRHRRRRGEGSDFHQLREYRAGDTMRQIDWKASSRYRRLISKEYQDERDQQLVFLLDCGRHMRHMDGGGAHLDHALNAMLLLAYVAARQGDAVGFLAFGGEKRWQPPAKGGDLIRRLLDRTYDLDSTLDAADYMAAARELTSLQRRRALVILITNSRDDDRAELSRALALLTRRHLVVVADLRETSLDETLSQPVQGFESALVFQSVVDYLANRSLTHDSLRHQGALLLDTVPGKLPVELVNTYLDVKATGVL; encoded by the coding sequence GTGCGTCCCCTATTTTCCACGACCCCGGATCGTAACTCACTCTATCTTGTTCTGGCCTTGCTGATTCTTGCGCTGCTCACCGCTTTTCTGCCGACTCTCGGGTTGGTTTGGAAGGGCGCAGCAGCACTATTGGTTGCTACGATGATGCTCGATTTTTTTCAGGTGCGGCGTATCGTTCCACCAATGTTGACCCGCCTGGTGCGTGGCAGTATCCCGGTGGGGGTATGGTCACCGGTGGAACTGCAGCTGGAGAATCGCAGTGGTCATGGTCTCAGCCTGGTGGTACATGATTTTCATCCCCCTGATTATGGGGTGGAAGGGCAGCCCCGTGAATTTAAGCTTCCGGCAGGCCGCTCGGCGACACTGGCTTATCGGATCCTCCCTGAGCGACGGGGAGATGGTCACTTCAACGGCAGTGATATTGTTCTTCATTCACCACTGCGCCTCTGGCGCCGCAAGATACATCTGCCGCTGCAGGAGACTGTGCGGGTCTTTCCCAACTTCCGCGAGATTGCCCATTTCGCCCTGCTTGCCACCGATAACAAGTTGAGCCAGCTGGGAGTGCGTCATCGACGGCGACGGGGAGAGGGGAGCGATTTTCATCAACTGCGGGAGTATCGCGCCGGCGACACTATGCGGCAGATCGACTGGAAGGCGAGTTCCCGCTACCGCCGCCTGATCTCTAAGGAGTATCAGGACGAAAGGGACCAACAGCTTGTCTTTTTGCTGGATTGCGGACGCCATATGCGTCATATGGATGGAGGCGGTGCCCATCTCGATCATGCGCTGAATGCCATGTTGCTGCTCGCTTATGTCGCGGCAAGACAGGGGGATGCGGTGGGCTTTCTCGCCTTCGGCGGGGAGAAGCGGTGGCAGCCACCGGCCAAGGGGGGGGATCTGATCCGTCGTTTATTGGATCGCACCTATGATCTCGACTCGACCCTGGATGCGGCGGATTACATGGCGGCTGCCCGTGAACTGACTTCCCTGCAGCGCCGGCGGGCGTTGGTAATTCTGATTACCAACAGCCGCGATGATGATCGTGCCGAACTCTCCCGTGCCTTGGCCTTGCTCACAAGGCGACATCTGGTTGTGGTGGCTGATCTGCGGGAGACTTCGCTGGATGAGACTTTGTCACAGCCGGTACAGGGTTTTGAGAGTGCGCTGGTTTTCCAATCGGTGGTTGACTATCTCGCAAACCGCTCCCTGACCCATGATAGTCTACGTCATCAAGGGGCGCTGTTGCTCGACACCGTGCCCGGCAAACTCCCGGTGGAACTGGTCAATACCTACCTGGATGTAAAGGCGACAGGGGTGTTGTGA
- a CDS encoding c-type cytochrome: MKNLIQILGVLSLLLIITPEVLADLPPAFEGRKLYVSHCQLCHAVDGKGYGPLAKSMQIDAEDLTTVVRSGSDNNLIKIITGKGRHASTHRISASMPKWEEVFSKHQIKALVAYLRFLSSSKHDLVGDPEIGLQLYQKYCAICHGVEGDGKGVMTELLRIKPIDHTNPHKTDKLDNKELASSILDGRGKFMPAFRGILTQNEVDGLVSYIRLLYQIWGKLEDGGLVILMRPPAVKTGEEGSGSLLRDPSCKSKGNLSETGKKNAVRIRDQFKSRGVPIESVLASPDCLAKETAKTAFGQVESVEFLSLMDTLSEQQADSYTTQLERRIGSYSGKGNLVLVTHELNINAISFQTLEEGYFLVLNPMGKNEFEEIGIYRLDR; the protein is encoded by the coding sequence ATGAAAAATCTCATCCAAATATTGGGAGTACTGTCTCTACTTCTAATAATAACTCCTGAAGTATTAGCCGATCTTCCACCCGCCTTTGAGGGGAGAAAGTTATATGTTTCTCACTGTCAGCTATGTCACGCTGTCGATGGTAAGGGATATGGCCCTCTCGCAAAATCGATGCAGATCGATGCGGAGGATCTAACTACCGTAGTACGCTCCGGAAGTGATAACAACCTCATAAAGATCATAACGGGCAAGGGCCGACATGCATCCACCCATCGCATCAGCGCCAGCATGCCAAAGTGGGAAGAAGTATTCAGCAAACATCAGATCAAAGCCCTGGTTGCATATCTACGCTTTCTCAGTAGTTCCAAACACGATCTTGTCGGAGATCCAGAGATTGGCCTGCAGCTCTACCAGAAATATTGCGCCATCTGCCACGGTGTCGAAGGCGACGGAAAGGGCGTCATGACGGAGCTCTTGCGAATCAAACCGATTGATCACACCAATCCACACAAGACTGACAAGCTCGACAATAAAGAACTCGCATCAAGCATTTTGGATGGAAGAGGAAAGTTTATGCCCGCTTTTCGTGGCATTCTCACCCAAAACGAGGTCGATGGACTGGTCAGCTATATACGGCTGCTTTACCAAATATGGGGGAAATTAGAGGATGGAGGATTGGTTATTTTGATGAGACCTCCCGCTGTGAAAACGGGAGAAGAAGGCAGCGGCTCCCTGCTTCGTGACCCATCGTGCAAAAGCAAGGGGAATCTATCGGAAACAGGCAAGAAGAATGCAGTCAGAATCAGAGATCAATTTAAATCCAGAGGCGTACCAATAGAGAGTGTATTGGCAAGCCCTGATTGCCTCGCCAAAGAAACTGCAAAAACTGCATTTGGTCAAGTAGAATCTGTGGAATTTCTATCTTTAATGGATACGCTTTCCGAACAACAGGCAGATTCATACACCACACAATTAGAGCGTCGAATAGGGTCATATTCAGGCAAGGGGAACCTTGTTTTGGTAACACACGAATTAAATATCAATGCCATATCTTTTCAAACTTTAGAGGAAGGATACTTTCTCGTACTGAATCCCATGGGCAAAAATGAGTTTGAAGAAATTGGAATATATCGGTTGGATAGATAG
- a CDS encoding 6-bladed beta-propeller, with protein sequence MNLELTKYSLKPMLQSGFLLAVVVSGMVLVSGCATHAPTPEAKVASPGQFVWPAPPQQPRVRYLGSLKSLEDVAGKPQQNLRDRLLGKKDGEHRTLIKPYGVHSDSKGRVFVADSGIAGLVVFDIEKKDLSFWGASGPGALRKPLGVTSDAQGNVYVSDVIDHRVVVFDHEGNYLNAMGGQDTLITPVGMVFNERTQRLYVADSKKHQIIVFDREGNVDFTIGQQGSETGNLNSPTNIAIDREGRLYVADTLNFRVQIFAADGTHISTFGKIGDGRGDFSRLKGIGVDSEGHIYAVDAAFNNFQVFNQEGQLLLVVGQTGTGPGGFYLPAGAHVDQNNRIFIADQFNMRIQMFEYIGESDTPPPPLSKISNDP encoded by the coding sequence GTGAATCTTGAGTTGACAAAATATTCTTTGAAACCCATGTTGCAGTCTGGTTTTCTATTGGCAGTTGTTGTTAGCGGTATGGTGCTGGTTTCCGGGTGTGCCACCCACGCACCAACCCCGGAAGCCAAGGTAGCATCACCCGGACAATTTGTGTGGCCCGCGCCCCCGCAGCAACCTCGTGTCCGCTATCTCGGCAGCCTGAAATCCCTCGAAGACGTGGCCGGCAAGCCACAGCAAAACCTGCGTGACAGGCTGCTCGGCAAAAAGGACGGGGAGCACCGCACCCTGATTAAACCTTACGGCGTACACAGTGATTCGAAGGGACGGGTCTTCGTCGCCGATTCCGGCATCGCTGGCCTGGTGGTGTTCGATATCGAGAAGAAGGACCTGTCCTTCTGGGGTGCCAGTGGACCGGGGGCGCTGCGCAAACCGTTAGGTGTAACATCCGACGCTCAGGGCAATGTGTACGTCAGTGATGTCATTGACCATCGAGTGGTGGTTTTCGACCACGAAGGCAACTACCTCAATGCAATGGGTGGGCAAGACACCCTGATTACGCCGGTAGGCATGGTTTTCAATGAAAGAACCCAGCGCCTTTACGTGGCGGACTCCAAGAAACATCAGATCATCGTATTCGACCGCGAAGGAAATGTGGATTTCACCATCGGCCAGCAGGGTAGCGAAACCGGCAACTTAAACTCCCCGACCAACATAGCGATAGATAGGGAGGGACGCCTTTATGTAGCCGACACCTTGAACTTTCGCGTTCAAATATTTGCAGCGGACGGTACCCATATCAGCACTTTTGGCAAAATTGGCGACGGTAGAGGCGATTTTAGCCGCCTGAAAGGGATCGGAGTGGACAGCGAAGGGCACATTTACGCGGTCGATGCCGCATTTAATAATTTTCAGGTCTTTAACCAAGAGGGGCAACTGCTGCTGGTCGTTGGCCAGACAGGTACCGGTCCGGGAGGGTTTTATCTGCCGGCGGGCGCCCACGTGGATCAGAACAACCGGATTTTTATCGCCGATCAGTTCAACATGCGGATACAGATGTTCGAATACATCGGAGAATCAGACACGCCCCCACCACCACTATCGAAAATTTCAAATGATCCATAA
- a CDS encoding cytochrome c, producing the protein MLIKKLIVTTMFVSIFSVASVQAGGDVAKGKKLAEEDCEDCHGDDGLGDEDNPPIAGMDPQEHIQELMDYKSGKRVDENEDMEAEDMSEQDMADVAAYYATLPGPPPKK; encoded by the coding sequence ATGTTGATCAAGAAATTGATTGTTACCACTATGTTTGTCTCTATTTTTTCGGTTGCCAGCGTCCAGGCTGGTGGTGATGTCGCAAAAGGCAAGAAGCTGGCGGAAGAGGATTGTGAGGACTGCCACGGTGACGATGGCCTGGGTGACGAGGATAATCCGCCGATTGCCGGGATGGACCCACAAGAACATATCCAGGAGCTCATGGACTACAAATCGGGTAAACGGGTCGACGAAAATGAAGACATGGAAGCCGAGGATATGAGTGAACAGGATATGGCTGACGTTGCCGCCTATTATGCTACGCTGCCAGGTCCGCCCCCGAAGAAGTGA